Proteins found in one Prochlorococcus marinus XMU1405 genomic segment:
- a CDS encoding TIGR02450 family Trp-rich protein, translating into MKWPPTLCWTAPKTINGNRHFQVKAYGGKNEDRWVDIFPTKNKKDIKRISWAKLKSEWTTGWLRLPKDKD; encoded by the coding sequence ATGAAATGGCCTCCTACTTTGTGTTGGACAGCACCAAAAACAATTAATGGTAATAGGCATTTTCAAGTTAAAGCTTATGGTGGAAAAAATGAAGATAGGTGGGTTGATATTTTTCCTACCAAAAATAAAAAAGATATTAAAAGAATCTCATGGGCAAAACTAAAATCAGAATGGACTACTGGATGGTTAAGGCTCCCAAAAGATAAAGATTAA
- a CDS encoding chlorophyll a/b-binding protein — protein sequence MDALTSFIVVIIAITIQFSLYAIKRLQEPLEPNYLIDKNSKKIKNYMGKFWKNAEITNGRLAMIGFLALIINYGFFGWIIPGFI from the coding sequence ATGGATGCACTTACTAGTTTTATAGTTGTTATTATTGCAATTACAATTCAATTCTCTTTATACGCCATCAAAAGGTTGCAGGAACCTTTAGAACCAAATTATTTAATAGATAAAAATTCGAAAAAAATTAAAAACTACATGGGTAAATTTTGGAAAAATGCCGAAATAACAAATGGGAGATTAGCTATGATTGGTTTTTTAGCTTTGATAATAAACTACGGTTTTTTTGGGTGGATAATACCTGGTTTTATTTAA
- a CDS encoding Notch domain-containing protein, whose product MSNKFYEWWKNHRKVVTYGAFIILFGFYLSPLVKEAKYKNQCIKYSTKGALTKFNKDDIGETLLEETGLNIDELAKIEGYKNCIN is encoded by the coding sequence GTGTCCAATAAATTTTATGAATGGTGGAAAAACCATAGAAAAGTTGTAACCTATGGGGCTTTTATCATCTTGTTTGGTTTTTATTTATCTCCTTTAGTCAAAGAAGCAAAATACAAAAACCAATGTATTAAGTACTCTACTAAAGGAGCTTTAACTAAATTTAATAAGGACGATATAGGAGAAACTTTACTGGAAGAAACAGGTTTGAATATTGATGAACTAGCAAAGATTGAAGGTTATAAGAATTGCATTAATTAA
- a CDS encoding DUF1651 domain-containing protein has translation MTSGVANVRTYFYRGSLIDPPTGWLFNKKSGLLIFFESYKKSVSNNLQVYTHLFYANELGEPAQIKNSRLHSIECACETWNELISGGWQIVTNKFQ, from the coding sequence ATGACCTCAGGAGTCGCTAATGTTCGGACTTATTTTTATCGTGGCAGTCTTATTGACCCCCCAACTGGCTGGTTGTTTAACAAAAAAAGTGGTTTATTAATTTTTTTTGAGAGTTATAAGAAATCTGTATCTAATAACTTACAAGTATATACTCATCTTTTCTATGCAAATGAATTAGGTGAACCAGCCCAAATTAAAAATTCAAGACTTCATTCTATTGAGTGTGCTTGCGAAACATGGAATGAATTAATTTCAGGAGGTTGGCAAATTGTTACTAATAAATTCCAGTAA
- a CDS encoding NAD-dependent DNA ligase — protein MKTYLEERIEWYDDNYRNGNALISDKQFDQLEKNLLRTNPNCDYFKKKNKLVLPSLEKDSIDEFLKGLLVDTRLLIEPKIDGCAVALQYRDGTLEKAISRKGADVTSKVIKVQDIPNNLPLRGVLQVRGELYAPNQSPNISQRIASGFLRAKEGFSESLSFCAFQILNSTLNQYESKKILSKLGFTIPQDISCNFTSQVEVFRKQWLEGKLFSKYPTDGIVVKINSRKLQLIREKSNLDYPYWQVAIKS, from the coding sequence ATGAAGACTTATTTAGAAGAACGAATTGAATGGTATGACGATAATTATAGAAATGGTAATGCTTTAATCTCTGATAAGCAGTTCGACCAACTTGAAAAAAATTTATTAAGAACAAACCCTAATTGTGATTACTTTAAAAAGAAAAATAAACTAGTTTTACCCTCATTAGAAAAGGATTCAATAGATGAATTTTTGAAAGGATTATTAGTAGATACCAGATTATTAATTGAACCGAAAATTGATGGTTGTGCTGTTGCTTTGCAATATAGGGATGGAACCTTGGAGAAAGCAATTTCAAGAAAAGGGGCCGACGTTACTAGTAAAGTTATTAAAGTCCAAGACATTCCCAATAATCTCCCTTTACGAGGAGTTCTTCAAGTTAGAGGTGAGTTATATGCACCCAACCAAAGTCCAAATATCTCCCAAAGAATCGCTTCAGGATTTCTAAGAGCAAAAGAAGGATTTTCGGAAAGTCTTAGCTTCTGCGCATTTCAAATACTTAATTCAACACTTAACCAATATGAGTCCAAAAAGATTCTTTCAAAGCTTGGCTTCACGATCCCTCAGGATATTTCATGCAACTTTACGAGCCAAGTTGAAGTATTTAGAAAACAATGGTTAGAAGGAAAGCTTTTTAGTAAATATCCAACAGATGGAATAGTGGTAAAAATAAATTCTAGAAAATTACAATTAATTAGAGAAAAATCAAATTTAGATTATCCTTATT
- a CDS encoding SDR family oxidoreductase — protein MSTYLITGSNRGIGLELCRQIHKRGDNVIAACRKASKELRDLGVRIEENIEIASDESITNLCKKLSGVNLDCLIHNAGIYEFNSLENLEKKSILRQFEVNALSPICMTQTLKHLLKRSSKVAFITSRMGSIEDNTSGSSYGYRMSKVALSMAAKSLSIDLSREDIYVAILHPGLVSTRMTGFTRNGISPEESANGLLKRIDSLNKNNSGTFWHANGEVLPW, from the coding sequence ATGTCAACTTATCTAATTACAGGATCAAATAGGGGTATTGGATTAGAACTATGTAGGCAAATCCATAAGAGGGGAGATAATGTAATTGCAGCTTGTAGGAAAGCTTCAAAAGAACTTAGAGATTTAGGAGTGAGAATTGAAGAGAATATAGAAATTGCTTCAGATGAGTCGATAACAAATTTGTGTAAAAAACTATCTGGAGTTAATTTAGATTGCTTAATTCATAATGCAGGAATATATGAATTTAATTCTTTGGAAAACTTAGAAAAGAAAAGTATTTTGCGTCAATTTGAAGTCAATGCATTGAGCCCAATATGTATGACTCAAACACTTAAACATCTTTTAAAAAGATCTTCTAAAGTTGCTTTTATCACAAGTAGAATGGGATCTATTGAAGATAATACATCAGGAAGTTCTTATGGTTACAGAATGTCTAAGGTCGCCTTGTCCATGGCAGCAAAATCACTTTCCATAGATTTATCAAGGGAAGATATTTATGTAGCTATTTTGCATCCTGGGTTAGTGAGTACAAGAATGACTGGCTTTACAAGAAATGGAATTAGTCCTGAAGAATCAGCAAATGGCCTTTTAAAACGTATTGATTCTTTAAATAAAAATAACTCGGGTACGTTTTGGCATGCCA